TCGTAACATTTGCCGTAACGGAAGTATCGACTTTTTTCTTTTCTTTTTGCAGAACAAGATTCAAGGCACTGTCAAAACATGCGGCATAACCGGCTGCAAATAGCTGTTCAGGATTTGTAGCACGCTCACCGGAACCACCTAATTCCTTCGGTGACCTCACATCGAAATCCAGAATCCCGTCCTCTGATTTTACATGTCCCTCACGACCA
This sequence is a window from Brevibacillus sp. JNUCC-41. Protein-coding genes within it:
- a CDS encoding organic hydroperoxide resistance protein, with product MKPLYTATVTVHGGREGHVKSEDGILDFDVRSPKELGGSGERATNPEQLFAAGYAACFDSALNLVLQKEKKKVDTSVTANVTIGKDEEDGGFKLAVRLDVSIPDLSREEAEDFAKKAHMTCPYSKATRGNVDVTLILV